In Ostrea edulis chromosome 6, xbOstEdul1.1, whole genome shotgun sequence, a single window of DNA contains:
- the LOC125645564 gene encoding uncharacterized protein LOC125645564 — MSTMPIAVKRTSSQRSPPRTKRGASVRRANSFNLLARPSKPGDRLNVETLYNLSPYRDGVDEVSEYARSILINAVKVEPHVHDTFFPNETPDLLLEFLDTRGFPMDKLATGLVAESISKIKDQYKFHQMIDNSSLQNLLREIYNSLQWKKLGFCLYSLTYPEVVRDERTGVNLKDFIEDNGHVWAEKLLAHIMEPQWTMTWIFRIVRGQCTEMDYNREMNALFVKLHLLDPQVVIPAFQFLQNQKALPSVNLELATRNYLGGPLDSSLLEEEVRAAENKDSVPLNASRISLSDVQITYGVDVEEFITSECGSLDIWNEKRPENSKISKARDRCVVM; from the exons ATGTCAACGATGCCAATTGCTGTCAAAAGGACTTCTTCTCAGCGATCGCCACCCCGGACAAAGAGGGGGGCCTCGGTCAGAAGGGCCAATAGCTTTAACCTCTTGGCTAGACCCAGTAAACCAGGTGACCGGCTTAACGTCGAGACGTTGTACAATTTGTCCCCCTACCGAGACGGGGTAGATGAAGTGTCGGAATATGCCCGCTCAATATTGATTAATGCAGTGAAAGTTGAACCACATGTGCATGACACCTTTTTCCCAAATGAAACTCCGGATCTTCTTTTGGAATTCTTGGATACCCGAGGATTTCCGATGGACAAATTAGCAACGGGATTGGTTGCGGAAAGTATATCCAAGATCAAAGACcaatataaatttcatcaaaTGATTGACAATAGCTCGCTCCAAAATCTTCTTAGGGAAATTTATAACAGTCTTCAATGGAAAAAACTAG GTTTCTGTCTCTACTCTTTAACTTATCCCGAGGTTGTCCGAGATGAGAGGACCGGGGTCAATCTTAAAGACTTCATTGAAGACAACGg GCACGTCTGGGCGGAGAAGCTCCTGGCTCACATTATGGAACCCCAGTGGACCATGACGTGGATATTCCGCATCGTTCGGGGTCAGTGCACAGAGATGGACTACAATAGGGAAATGAATGCCCTCTTTGTCAAGCTTCATCTGTTAGACCCTCAAGTGGTTATTCCAGCCTTCCAATTTCTTCAGAACCAAAAAG cccttccgTCCGTAAACTTAGAGTTGGCAACGAGAAACTACCTAGGAGGTCCACTGGACTCCTCCCTGCTGGAGGAGGAGGTCCGGGCGGCGGAGAACAAGGATTCGGTGCCTCTGAACGCCTCTCGTATCAGCCTGTCAGACGTACAGATCACGTATGGAGTGGACGTAGAGGAGTTTATAACCAGTGAATGTGGAAGTCTCGATATCTGGAACGAGAAAAGACCCGAAAACTCGAAGATATCGAAAGCACGTGACCGATGTGTTGTCATGTGA
- the LOC125645558 gene encoding proton-coupled zinc antiporter SLC30A2-like isoform X2, whose product MADFLSTPPRASPLLAASSDSNQSPGCVYKCSSQTSVGVDMPEKEIDPEIQSIIQSIEERSRRGSHCHAMQEKTGVDKRARRKLIIASTLCVLFMAGEIVGGVMAGSLAIISDAAHLLTDFASFMISLLALMLATRSPSKKFSFGWYRAEILGALLSILFLWILTGVLFYMAVRRVIHQDYVINAEIMLITAACGVAFNILMGISLGHHGHNHSHKKKSAIAQTETSEDNQRLLDKDNSTRPASYGAMNGDHSETDPLVQVKDDHTDNINVKAAFIHVVGDLIQSIGVLIAAFIIYFKPEWKLADPVCTFVFSLIVMVTTFKIFMDIINVLMEGTPRGFDITSVRNSFLKLPGVKDVHDLRLWSLSMDKIALSLHLAVESNTDAMKILKLGSTMVRMKYGISESTIQVEEYVTEMDDCTHCQDAK is encoded by the exons ATGGCAGACTTTCTATCTACGCCTCCCAGGGCATCTCCACTATTGGCTGCGTCATCAGACAGCAACCAGTCTCCAGGCTGTGTTTATAAATGCTCTTCTCAGACTTCTGTGGGCGTTGATATGCCTGAAAAGGAGATAGACCCAGAAATTCAGAG CATCATTCAGAGTATTGAAGAGAGATCCAGAAGAG GTTCACATTGCCATGCAATGCAAGAGAAAACTGGTGTTGACAAGAGAGCAAGAAGGAAGTTAATCATTGCCAGCACTCTGTGTGTCCTGTTCATGGCAGGAGAAATAGTGG GTGGGGTAATGGCGGGAAGTTTGGCCATCATATCAGACGCTGCCCATCTGTTAACAGACTTTGCCAGCTTTATGATCAGTCTCCTTGCATTAATGCTTGCCACTAGATCTCCCTCCAAAAAGTTCAGCTTTGGGTGGTACAGGGCAG AAATATTGGGAGCCTTGCTTTCCATTTTGTTCCTCTGGATATTGACTGGAGTTTTATTTTACATGGCTGTACGGAGAGTGATTCATCAGGATTATGTAATTAATGCTGAAATTATGCTGATAACTGCAGCTTGTGGAGTAGCCTTTAATATTTT AATGGGCATATCCTTAGGTCACCATGGCCACAATCATTCTCACAAGAAAAAATCTGCTATAGCTCAG ACAGAGACATCAGAAGATAATCAAAGGTTGTTGGATAAAGACAACTCAACACGTCCGGCATCATATGGGGCAATGAATGGTGACCACAGTGAGACTGACCCTCTAGTCCAGGTCAAGGACGATCATACAGACAACATCAATGTGAAGGCCGCATTCATTCATGTTGTGGGTGACCTAATTCAAAGCATTGGTGTCCTTATTGCAgcttttattatttattttaag CCTGAGTGGAAACTTGCAGACCCCGTCTGTACCTTCGTGTTTTCTCTGATTGTGATGGTCActactttcaaaatattcatggaCATCATTAATGTGCTAATGGAAG GAACACCCAGAGGTTTTGATATTACCTCAGTAAGAAACAGTTTCCTCAAACTCCCCGGGGTAAAGGATGTTCATGACCTCAGACTCTGGTCGCTCTCCATGGACAAAATTGCCTTGTCTTTGCATTTAGCTGTTG AATCCAACACAGATGCAATGAAGATACTGAAGCTGGGATCGACAATGGTTCGAATGAAGTATGGGATCTCAGAGAGCACTATTCAGGTGGAGGAATATGTAACCGAAATGGACGACTGCACTCACTGTCAAGATGCCAAGTAG
- the LOC125645558 gene encoding proton-coupled zinc antiporter SLC30A2-like isoform X3 translates to MADFLSTPPRASPLLAASSDSNQSPGCVYKCSSQTSVGVDMPEKEIDPEIQSIIQSIEERSRRGSHCHAMQEKTGVDKRARRKLIIASTLCVLFMAGEIVGGVMAGSLAIISDAAHLLTDFASFMISLLALMLATRSPSKKFSFGWYRAEILGALLSILFLWILTGVLFYMAVRRVIHQDYVINAEIMLITAACGVAFNILMGISLGHHGHNHSHKKKSAIAQTETSEDNQRLLDKDNSTRPASYGAMNGDHSETDPLVQVKDDHTDNINVKAAFIHVVGDLIQSIGVLIAAFIIYFKPEWKLADPVCTFVFSLIVMVTTFKIFMDIINVLMEESNTDAMKILKLGSTMVRMKYGISESTIQVEEYVTEMDDCTHCQDAK, encoded by the exons ATGGCAGACTTTCTATCTACGCCTCCCAGGGCATCTCCACTATTGGCTGCGTCATCAGACAGCAACCAGTCTCCAGGCTGTGTTTATAAATGCTCTTCTCAGACTTCTGTGGGCGTTGATATGCCTGAAAAGGAGATAGACCCAGAAATTCAGAG CATCATTCAGAGTATTGAAGAGAGATCCAGAAGAG GTTCACATTGCCATGCAATGCAAGAGAAAACTGGTGTTGACAAGAGAGCAAGAAGGAAGTTAATCATTGCCAGCACTCTGTGTGTCCTGTTCATGGCAGGAGAAATAGTGG GTGGGGTAATGGCGGGAAGTTTGGCCATCATATCAGACGCTGCCCATCTGTTAACAGACTTTGCCAGCTTTATGATCAGTCTCCTTGCATTAATGCTTGCCACTAGATCTCCCTCCAAAAAGTTCAGCTTTGGGTGGTACAGGGCAG AAATATTGGGAGCCTTGCTTTCCATTTTGTTCCTCTGGATATTGACTGGAGTTTTATTTTACATGGCTGTACGGAGAGTGATTCATCAGGATTATGTAATTAATGCTGAAATTATGCTGATAACTGCAGCTTGTGGAGTAGCCTTTAATATTTT AATGGGCATATCCTTAGGTCACCATGGCCACAATCATTCTCACAAGAAAAAATCTGCTATAGCTCAG ACAGAGACATCAGAAGATAATCAAAGGTTGTTGGATAAAGACAACTCAACACGTCCGGCATCATATGGGGCAATGAATGGTGACCACAGTGAGACTGACCCTCTAGTCCAGGTCAAGGACGATCATACAGACAACATCAATGTGAAGGCCGCATTCATTCATGTTGTGGGTGACCTAATTCAAAGCATTGGTGTCCTTATTGCAgcttttattatttattttaag CCTGAGTGGAAACTTGCAGACCCCGTCTGTACCTTCGTGTTTTCTCTGATTGTGATGGTCActactttcaaaatattcatggaCATCATTAATGTGCTAATGGAAG AATCCAACACAGATGCAATGAAGATACTGAAGCTGGGATCGACAATGGTTCGAATGAAGTATGGGATCTCAGAGAGCACTATTCAGGTGGAGGAATATGTAACCGAAATGGACGACTGCACTCACTGTCAAGATGCCAAGTAG
- the LOC125645558 gene encoding proton-coupled zinc antiporter SLC30A2-like isoform X1, protein MADFLSTPPRASPLLAASSDSNQSPGCVYKCSSQTSVGVDMPEKEIDPEIQSIIQSIEERSRRGSHCHAMQEKTGVDKRARRKLIIASTLCVLFMAGEIVGGVMAGSLAIISDAAHLLTDFASFMISLLALMLATRSPSKKFSFGWYRAEILGALLSILFLWILTGVLFYMAVRRVIHQDYVINAEIMLITAACGVAFNILMGISLGHHGHNHSHKKKSAIAQTETSEDNQRLLDKDNSTRPASYGAMNGDHSETDPLVQVKDDHTDNINVKAAFIHVVGDLIQSIGVLIAAFIIYFKPEWKLADPVCTFVFSLIVMVTTFKIFMDIINVLMEGTPRGFDITSVRNSFLKLPGVKDVHDLRLWSLSMDKIALSLHLAVDIVGLMIGNIWNRIRTSRWIKNIIGMGLPKLNMRCIGRYLLSSKFLQTFRNLDLLFCIC, encoded by the exons ATGGCAGACTTTCTATCTACGCCTCCCAGGGCATCTCCACTATTGGCTGCGTCATCAGACAGCAACCAGTCTCCAGGCTGTGTTTATAAATGCTCTTCTCAGACTTCTGTGGGCGTTGATATGCCTGAAAAGGAGATAGACCCAGAAATTCAGAG CATCATTCAGAGTATTGAAGAGAGATCCAGAAGAG GTTCACATTGCCATGCAATGCAAGAGAAAACTGGTGTTGACAAGAGAGCAAGAAGGAAGTTAATCATTGCCAGCACTCTGTGTGTCCTGTTCATGGCAGGAGAAATAGTGG GTGGGGTAATGGCGGGAAGTTTGGCCATCATATCAGACGCTGCCCATCTGTTAACAGACTTTGCCAGCTTTATGATCAGTCTCCTTGCATTAATGCTTGCCACTAGATCTCCCTCCAAAAAGTTCAGCTTTGGGTGGTACAGGGCAG AAATATTGGGAGCCTTGCTTTCCATTTTGTTCCTCTGGATATTGACTGGAGTTTTATTTTACATGGCTGTACGGAGAGTGATTCATCAGGATTATGTAATTAATGCTGAAATTATGCTGATAACTGCAGCTTGTGGAGTAGCCTTTAATATTTT AATGGGCATATCCTTAGGTCACCATGGCCACAATCATTCTCACAAGAAAAAATCTGCTATAGCTCAG ACAGAGACATCAGAAGATAATCAAAGGTTGTTGGATAAAGACAACTCAACACGTCCGGCATCATATGGGGCAATGAATGGTGACCACAGTGAGACTGACCCTCTAGTCCAGGTCAAGGACGATCATACAGACAACATCAATGTGAAGGCCGCATTCATTCATGTTGTGGGTGACCTAATTCAAAGCATTGGTGTCCTTATTGCAgcttttattatttattttaag CCTGAGTGGAAACTTGCAGACCCCGTCTGTACCTTCGTGTTTTCTCTGATTGTGATGGTCActactttcaaaatattcatggaCATCATTAATGTGCTAATGGAAG GAACACCCAGAGGTTTTGATATTACCTCAGTAAGAAACAGTTTCCTCAAACTCCCCGGGGTAAAGGATGTTCATGACCTCAGACTCTGGTCGCTCTCCATGGACAAAATTGCCTTGTCTTTGCATTTAGCTGTTG ATATTGTTGGTCTGATGATTGGCAACATTTGGAACCGCATTCGAACCAGTCGGtggattaaaaatatcattggAATGGGATTACCGAAATTAAATATGAGATGCATTGGCAGATATTTGCTATCCTCgaaatttttacaaactttcaGGAATTTAGATTTgctattttgtatttgttaa
- the LOC125645558 gene encoding proton-coupled zinc antiporter SLC30A2-like isoform X4, producing MQEKTGVDKRARRKLIIASTLCVLFMAGEIVGGVMAGSLAIISDAAHLLTDFASFMISLLALMLATRSPSKKFSFGWYRAEILGALLSILFLWILTGVLFYMAVRRVIHQDYVINAEIMLITAACGVAFNILMGISLGHHGHNHSHKKKSAIAQTETSEDNQRLLDKDNSTRPASYGAMNGDHSETDPLVQVKDDHTDNINVKAAFIHVVGDLIQSIGVLIAAFIIYFKPEWKLADPVCTFVFSLIVMVTTFKIFMDIINVLMEGTPRGFDITSVRNSFLKLPGVKDVHDLRLWSLSMDKIALSLHLAVDIVGLMIGNIWNRIRTSRWIKNIIGMGLPKLNMRCIGRYLLSSKFLQTFRNLDLLFCIC from the exons ATGCAAGAGAAAACTGGTGTTGACAAGAGAGCAAGAAGGAAGTTAATCATTGCCAGCACTCTGTGTGTCCTGTTCATGGCAGGAGAAATAGTGG GTGGGGTAATGGCGGGAAGTTTGGCCATCATATCAGACGCTGCCCATCTGTTAACAGACTTTGCCAGCTTTATGATCAGTCTCCTTGCATTAATGCTTGCCACTAGATCTCCCTCCAAAAAGTTCAGCTTTGGGTGGTACAGGGCAG AAATATTGGGAGCCTTGCTTTCCATTTTGTTCCTCTGGATATTGACTGGAGTTTTATTTTACATGGCTGTACGGAGAGTGATTCATCAGGATTATGTAATTAATGCTGAAATTATGCTGATAACTGCAGCTTGTGGAGTAGCCTTTAATATTTT AATGGGCATATCCTTAGGTCACCATGGCCACAATCATTCTCACAAGAAAAAATCTGCTATAGCTCAG ACAGAGACATCAGAAGATAATCAAAGGTTGTTGGATAAAGACAACTCAACACGTCCGGCATCATATGGGGCAATGAATGGTGACCACAGTGAGACTGACCCTCTAGTCCAGGTCAAGGACGATCATACAGACAACATCAATGTGAAGGCCGCATTCATTCATGTTGTGGGTGACCTAATTCAAAGCATTGGTGTCCTTATTGCAgcttttattatttattttaag CCTGAGTGGAAACTTGCAGACCCCGTCTGTACCTTCGTGTTTTCTCTGATTGTGATGGTCActactttcaaaatattcatggaCATCATTAATGTGCTAATGGAAG GAACACCCAGAGGTTTTGATATTACCTCAGTAAGAAACAGTTTCCTCAAACTCCCCGGGGTAAAGGATGTTCATGACCTCAGACTCTGGTCGCTCTCCATGGACAAAATTGCCTTGTCTTTGCATTTAGCTGTTG ATATTGTTGGTCTGATGATTGGCAACATTTGGAACCGCATTCGAACCAGTCGGtggattaaaaatatcattggAATGGGATTACCGAAATTAAATATGAGATGCATTGGCAGATATTTGCTATCCTCgaaatttttacaaactttcaGGAATTTAGATTTgctattttgtatttgttaa
- the LOC125645560 gene encoding proton-coupled zinc antiporter SLC30A2-like yields the protein MTSGDSLTMNWRNGATDSSDKENMDDQLSHCHTEKNQDIFDKKARRQLIVASIFCSMFMIGEAVGGALAGSLAIMSDAAHLLTDFASFGISLVAMHLTVKRRTKKLSFGWYRAEIIGALVSIMFLWVLTGVLVYLGVQRIIHPDYTIDPLIMLITASAGVVINVIMGATLHQGGHHHHSHGGSPGYSPTDSGHQSQDDDNSKETNSKHLLDDTQKLVEYGTISNANVHDVEKNDHGHSHKEKNINVRAAFIHVLGDLVQSLGVLIAAIIIWFKPEWKIADPICTFLFSILVVFTTMHIVKDIIIVLMEGAPRTVDFVDVTKNLLEIDGVKEVHDLRMWSLSMNKIAIAVHLAVEKDRDPMTVLRLSTRLVRKKFGISESVIQIEEYHPAMSDCHECQDPPD from the exons TGAGCCATTGTCATACGGAGAAAAACCAGGATATTTTCGACAAAAAAGCAAGAAGACAACTTATTGTTGCCAGCATCTTTTGTTCCATGTTCATGATTGGAGAAGCCGTGG GAGGTGCATTAGCAGGTAGTCTTGCCATTATGTCTGACGCCGCGCATCTTTTGACTGATTTTGCTAGCTTTGGAATAAGTCTAGTTGCAATGCACTTAACAGTTAAAAGGAGGACCAAGAAATTAAGCTTTGGATGGTACAGAGCAG AAATCATTGGTGCTCTGGTTTCCATCATGTTTCTCTGGGTGTTGACCGGTGTACTTGTTTATCTCGGTGTGCAGAGGATAATCCACCCAGACTACACTATAGACCCCCTCATCATGTTGATCACAGCGTCCGCAGGGGTGGTAATCAACGTCAT CATGGGTGCCACGCTGCATCAAGGCGGTCATCATCACCATTCCCACGGGGGGAGCCCAGGGTACAGCCCAACAGACAGTGGTCATCAGAGCCAGGATGATGACAACTCCAAAGAAACCAACAGCAAGCACCTGCTGGACGATACGCAGAAATTAGTAGAGTATGGTACCATATCCAATGCAAATGTCCACGATGTCGAGAAAAATGACCATGGCCACTCACataaagagaaaaatatcaatgtCCGTGCAGCTTTTATTCACGTTCTTGGTGACTTGGTACAAAGTCTGGGCGTTCTTATTGCTGCTATAATCATTTGGTTTAAg CCGGAGTGGAAAATCGCAGATCCAATTTGTACATTTCTCTTCTCGATTCTCGTTGTATTCACCACTATGCACATCGTCAAGGATATCATTATTGTCTTAATGGAAG GCGCTCCTCGGACGGTTGATTTTGTGGACGTGACCAAGAATCTGCTGGAGATTGACGGCGTGAAGGAGGTTCACGACCTGCGGATGTGGTCCCTCTCCATGAACAAGATCGCCATCGCCGTCCATCTGGCTGTTG AGAAGGACAGAGACCCGATGACTGTACTAAGGCTGAGCACACGTCTCGTTCGCAAAAAGTTCGGAATTTCGGAGAGCGTCATTCAGATTGAGGAATATCACCCAGCTATGTCCGACTGTCACGAATGTCAGGATCCGCCCGACTAA